A portion of the Drosophila innubila isolate TH190305 chromosome 3L unlocalized genomic scaffold, UK_Dinn_1.0 0_D_3L, whole genome shotgun sequence genome contains these proteins:
- the LOC117787502 gene encoding zinc finger protein 43-like: protein MDEVCRFCTLNCTTLENIFAERDQTDNEPLLIAMLESCTNCVIRESDSLPQNICGPCISAAKNAFEFKHRCEQSQKYFMELLNECEEKPDIGELITGDSCLTVSNLGEVCIKPEPDDTVNDDNFKGCSTTKELNETEDEDYSKDESLGTEESNEIVDKYEMISSRHSEEFPYKCEQCCKAFKNKCDLKKHRVAHSDDRPYKCEHCPKAFKTQLVLRRHAVVHSTKRQYKCELCEKSFKTMDSLRGHMLTHTDDRPYKCEHCAKSFKMECTLKEHIKIHFEDRPYKCEHCSKAFKTVHILNGHKIIHSDERPYKCEHCSKAFKRDNILKEHLKTHSDDRPYKCDSCPKAFKSLQILNGHKIIHSGKRPYKCEHCPKTFQRYTTLKEHIIMHTGDHPYRCEHCPKAFTTKYNFERHKMTHSGV from the exons GAGATCAGACGGATAATGAGCCACTCCTTATTGCTATGCTGGAGTCTTGCACCAACTGTGTAATCAGGGAATCGGATTCGTTGCCCCAAAACATATGTGGGCCTTGTATATCGGCTGCCAAGAATGCATTTGAATTCAAACATAGATGCGAGCAAagtcaaaagtattttatggAACTCCTCAACGAGTGTGAGGAGAAGCCCGATATCGGAGAGCTTATTACAGGCGATTCGTGCCTTACAGTAAGTAATTTAGGCGAGGTCTGCATAAAACCAGAACCAGATGACACTGTGAACGATGATAACTTTAAAGGATGTTCAACAACAAAGGAATTAAATGAAACTGAGGATGAAGATTACTCTAAAGATGAAAGCTTAGGAACGGaagaatcaaatgaaattgtggataaatatgaaatgataAGCAGTCGGCACTCCGAAGAATTTCCCTACAAATGTGAGCAATGttgtaaagcttttaaaaataaatgcgatTTGAAAAAGCATAGAGTGGCCCATTCTGACGATCGCCCCTACAAATGTGAACACTGCCCTAAGGCGTTTAAAACCCAACTCGTTTTACGGAGGCACGCAGTGGTTCATTCTACCAAACGCCAATACAAATGTGAGCTGTGCGAAAAGTCGTTTAAAACCATGGACAGTTTAAGAGGTCACATGCTGACTCATACTGATGATCGCCCCTACAAATGTGAACACTGTGCAAAGTCCTTTAAAATGGAATGTACTTTAAAAGAGcacattaaaatacattttgaagaTCGCCCCTACAAATGTGAACACTGCTCAAAAGCGTTTAAAACTGTACACATTTTAAACGGGCACAAAATTATCCATTCTGACGAACGCCCCTACAAATGTGAGCACTGCTCAAAGGCGTTTAAAAGggataatattttaaaagagcACTTAAAGACTCATTCTGACGATCGCCCCTACAAATGTGACAGCTGCCCGAAGGCATTTAAGAGcctacaaattttaaacggGCACAAAATTATTCATTCTGGCAAACGTCCCTATAAATGTGAGCACTGcccaaaaacttttcaaagaTATACTACGTTAAAAGAACACATAATAATGCATACTGGCGATCATCCCTACAGATGTGAGCACTGTCCTAAGGCTTTTACaaccaaatataattttgaaaggCACAAAATGACACATTC TGGCGTTTAA
- the LOC117786969 gene encoding zinc finger protein 737-like, with product MDEVCRLCALNCTTLENIFADREQTDNEPLLIAMLESCTNCVIRESDSLPQNICGPCISAAKNAFEFKLRCEQSQKYFMELLSESERKPGIGELITGDSCPSERTLGEVCIKPEPDDTVNDDNLKHNEEVATTDEANKTVDEDFSEDGISDERLFKCERCAKAFKRDTILRSHMLVHSVERSYKCDHCPKAFKSNDNLKRHMLIHSHYRPYKCEHCSKAFKEEIILKEHIKSHFDDRPYKCESCSKSFKTRVLLNRHKVIHSNERPYKCDHCPKSFKRDTTLIEHIKIHSDDRPYECEHCTKAFKTLQILNAHKVIHSVERLYTCEHCSNSFKSKGLLKSHMLVHSDDLPHKCELCPKAFKTKVQLTRHMLVHSDERSYKCEYCSKAFKTKLLLNRHITVHSDERPYKCEQCLKTFKTNLELRKHIMNHSDDRPHKCEHCSMDFKRRSSLKRHLTTLHKQDDVYCSA from the coding sequence atggaTGAAGTTTGCCGTCTTTGCGCGTTGAACTGCACCACGCTTGAGAATATCTTCGCCGATCGAGAGCAGACGGATAATGAGCCACTCCTTATTGCTATGCTGGAGTCTTGTACCAACTGTGTTATCAGGGAATCGGATTCGTTGCCACAAAACATATGTGGACCTTGCATATCGGCTGCTAAGAATGCATTTGAATTCAAACTTAGATGCGAGCAAagtcaaaagtattttatggAGCTCCTGAGTGAATCCGAACGGAAGCCCGGCATCGGGGAGCTTATTACAGGCGATTCGTGCCCTTCAGAAAGAACTCTAGGTGAAGTCTGCATAAAACCAGAGCCGGATGACACTGTGAACGATGATAACCTGAAGCACAATGAAGAAGTCGCAACAACAGATGAAGCAAATAAAACTGTGGATGAAGATTTCTCCGAGGATGGAATCTCTGACGAACGtttattcaaatgtgagcGTTGCGCAAAGGCTTTTAAAAGAGATACCATTTTAAGATCTCACATGCTGGTTCATTCTGTGGAACGGTCATATAAATGTGACCATTGTCCGAAGGCATTTAAAAGCAATGACAATTTGAAAAGGCACATGCTTATTCATTCACACTATCGTCCCTACAAGTGCGAGCACTGCTCAAAGGCTTTTAAAgaggaaattattttaaaagagcACATAAAATCTCACTTTGACGATCGCCCCTATAAATGTGAGAGCTGTTCAAAGTCGTTTAAAACCCGAGTCCTGTTAAATAGGCACAAAGTTATTCATTCTAACGAACGTCCCTACAAATGCGACCACTGTCCGAAGTCATTTAAAAGAGATACTACTTTAATAGAACACATAAAGATTCATTCTGACGATCGTCCCTACGAATGTGAGCACTGCACAAAGGCGTTTAAGACccttcaaattttaaatgcgcATAAAGTAATTCATTCTGTCGAACGACTCTACACATGCGAGCATTGCTCGAATTCTTTTAAATCTAAAGGTCTACTAAAAAGTCACATGCTGGTTCATTCTGACGATCTCCCTCACAAATGTGAGCTCTGCCCAAAGGCGTTCAAAACCAAAGTCCAATTAACAAGGCACATGCTAGTTCATTCTGACGAACGCTCCTATAAATGTGAGTATTGCTCTAAGGCGTTTAAAACCAAACTCCTTTTAAACAGACACATAACGGTGCATTCTGACGAACGCCCTTACAAATGCGAGCAGTGCCTAAAGACTTTTAAAACCAACCTCGAATTAAGAAAGCACATCATGAATCATTCGGACGATCGACCTCACAAGTGTGAGCATTGCTCAATGGATTTTAAAAGGCGTTCAAGTTTAAAAAGACACTTGACAACTTTGCACAAACAGGATGACGTCTATTGTAGCGCGTAA
- the LOC117787640 gene encoding polycomb group protein Pc, with translation MGSSDDRVYAAEKIIQKRVRKGVVEYRVKWKGWNQRYNTWEPEVNILDRRLIDIYEQSNKSSGTPSKRAAALKKKEKEPDPEPEPESEEDEYTFTGDDVPDTNQSTTSTSAAGTNDAVDKKDKDKKHHHHHHHHHHQQQHQHNNNQSIKSERISNRRSESPLTHHHHHHHESKRQRMEHSSSSNSSSIHNENTFVPEADTNSSSSEDQPLMGTKRKAEVLKESGKIGVTIKTSPDGPAPKPQQPAHEQQQKSTESAVQPQKTEHQIALPGGADSETGESCAAATAAFTEEEDDESTAAAAPPSESNNIPKLSGALALSQKQPLTPLSPRALPPRFWLPAKCNISNRVVITDVTVNLETVTIRECKTERGFFRERDMKGDSSPVA, from the exons ATGGGCAGCTCGGACGATCGCGTCTATGCTGCCGAGAAAATTATCCAGAAGCGCGTTAGAAAG GGTGTTGTGGAGTACCGTGTAAAGTGGAAGGGCTGGAACCAACGCTACAACACCTGGGAGCCTGAAGTAAACATCTTGGATCGACGTCTAATCGACATTTACGAGCAGAGCAACAAATCGTCGGGAACGCCTTCCAAACGCGCCGCTGCACTTAAAAAGAAGGAGAAGGAACCCGATCCAGAACCGGAACCGGAATCAGAGGAGGATGAGTACACATTCACCGGCGACGATGTGCCTGATACCAATCAGTCAACAACATCCACATCTGCTGCCGGAACAAACGATGCTGTTGATAAGAAGGATAAGGACAAgaagcatcatcatcatcatcaccatcaccatcatcagcagcagcatcagcacaacaacaaccaaagtATCAAATCTGAACGCATTAGTAATCGTCGCTCCGAATCTCCACTgacgcatcatcatcatcaccatcatgaGTCGAAACGGCAACGCATGGAGCACAGCTCCTCTTCAAACAGCAGCTCAATCCATAATGAGAACACCTTTGTACCGGAGGCGGACACCAATTCATCCAGCTCCGAGGATCAACCACTTATGGGTACAAAGCGTAAGGCTGAGGTTCTGAAGGAGTCTGGCAAAATAGGTGTCACCATTAAAACCTCACCCGATGGGCCTGCACCCAAACCCCAGCAACCGGCgcatgagcaacaacaaaagtcaaCGGAATCCGCCGTTCAACCGCAAAAGACAGAGCACCAGATCGCTTTGCCGGGAGGAGCAGATTCTGAGACGGGTGAATCttgtgcagcagcaacagcagcatttaCCGAAGAGGAGGATGATGAGTCGACAGCGGCTGCGGCGCCGCCATCGGAGAGTAATAACATACCAAAACTGAGTGGCGCTCTGGCATTGAGCCAGAAACAACCGTTGACGCCACTATCGCCGCGAGCGCTGCCGCCGCGTTTCTGGTTGCCGGCCAAGTGCAACATATCGAATCGTGTGGTCATAACGGATGTCACAGTCAATCTGGAGACGGTCACCATACGCGAGTGCAAAACAGAGCGGGGATTTTTTCGTGAGCGCGACATGAAAGGGGATTCCTCGCCCGTCGCTTAA
- the LOC117787641 gene encoding probable serine hydrolase isoform X1, with protein sequence MRGQRSLHLLKQLTNGAQQSLRQAHGQSSTNSLKTLTKHYEEVSIPVPWGHIAGKWYGPKHVRPILGMHGWQDNAGTFDTLAPLLPNHMSFLSIDAPGHGLSSWLPKGVMYHSIDYVQLVLRIMEEHNWDKVSILGHSMSSINGFVFSALFPEKVDMFIGLDILKPPIRNANQIVNALSERLENSLKLERRLRSGSEPPAYDWDQLVERLHQGSNKSVDMEACKYLLQRNCKPSSHEPHKYYFSRDNRLKTSQFYTLSLEIVLEMAARIKAPHLFIKALQAPYYENKKYYDATLEVLRKNPQFEFHEVEGTHHVHLNEPEKVAHIINSFINKCRPL encoded by the exons atgagaGGCCAAAGGAGCCTTCATCTACTGAAACAGCTGACAAATGGAGCACAGCAGAGTCTTCGACAGGCTCACGGTCAAAGTTCAACCAATTCGTTGAAGACACTAACAAAACAT TATGAGGAAGTGAGCATACCCGTTCCCTGGGGTCACATAGCAGGCAAATGGTATGGCCCGAAACATGTACGTCCGATTCTGGGCATGCACGGTTGGCAGGATAATGCTGGGACCTTTGATACTCTAGCACCCTTGCTGCCCAATCACATGTCCTTTCTCAGCATAGATGCACCCGGACATGGACTCTCCTCATGGCTTCCCAAAGGCGTCATGTATCACTCCATTGATTATGTGCAACTGGTTTTGCGGATTATGGAAGAACACAACTGGGATAAAGTATCCATATTGGGTCACTCGATGAGCTCCATAAACGGCTTTGTCTTCAGTGCATTATTCCCGGAGAAAGTGGATATGTTCATTGGCTTAGACATATTAAAGCCTCCTATCCGTAATGCGAATCAAATTGTGAACGCCTTGTCAGAACGTCTGGAAAACTCGTTGAAACTGGAGCGACGCTTGCGTAGTGGCAGTGAACCGCCTGCCTACGATTGGGATCAACTGGTGGAGCGATTGCATCAGGGTTCGAACAAGTCCGTAGACATGGAGGCCTGCAAATACCTTCTGCAGCGCAACTGCAAGCCATCCAGTCATGAGCCGCACAAGTATTACTTTTCGCGGGACAATCGACTCAAGACTTCACAGTTCTACACACTCTCACTAGAAATTGTGCTGGAAATGGCAGCACGCATTAAGGCGCCGCATCTATTTATTAAAGCACTGCAGGCTCCCTACTACGAGAATAAGAAGTACTACGACGCAACACTGGAAGTGCTGCGCAAGAATCCACAGTTCGAATTCCATGAAGTCGAAGGAACGCATCATGTGCATCTTAATGAACCCGAGAAAGTGGCGCACATAATTAATTCCTTTATAAACAAATGTAGACCCTTATGA
- the LOC117787641 gene encoding probable serine hydrolase isoform X2, whose translation MHGWQDNAGTFDTLAPLLPNHMSFLSIDAPGHGLSSWLPKGVMYHSIDYVQLVLRIMEEHNWDKVSILGHSMSSINGFVFSALFPEKVDMFIGLDILKPPIRNANQIVNALSERLENSLKLERRLRSGSEPPAYDWDQLVERLHQGSNKSVDMEACKYLLQRNCKPSSHEPHKYYFSRDNRLKTSQFYTLSLEIVLEMAARIKAPHLFIKALQAPYYENKKYYDATLEVLRKNPQFEFHEVEGTHHVHLNEPEKVAHIINSFINKCRPL comes from the coding sequence ATGCACGGTTGGCAGGATAATGCTGGGACCTTTGATACTCTAGCACCCTTGCTGCCCAATCACATGTCCTTTCTCAGCATAGATGCACCCGGACATGGACTCTCCTCATGGCTTCCCAAAGGCGTCATGTATCACTCCATTGATTATGTGCAACTGGTTTTGCGGATTATGGAAGAACACAACTGGGATAAAGTATCCATATTGGGTCACTCGATGAGCTCCATAAACGGCTTTGTCTTCAGTGCATTATTCCCGGAGAAAGTGGATATGTTCATTGGCTTAGACATATTAAAGCCTCCTATCCGTAATGCGAATCAAATTGTGAACGCCTTGTCAGAACGTCTGGAAAACTCGTTGAAACTGGAGCGACGCTTGCGTAGTGGCAGTGAACCGCCTGCCTACGATTGGGATCAACTGGTGGAGCGATTGCATCAGGGTTCGAACAAGTCCGTAGACATGGAGGCCTGCAAATACCTTCTGCAGCGCAACTGCAAGCCATCCAGTCATGAGCCGCACAAGTATTACTTTTCGCGGGACAATCGACTCAAGACTTCACAGTTCTACACACTCTCACTAGAAATTGTGCTGGAAATGGCAGCACGCATTAAGGCGCCGCATCTATTTATTAAAGCACTGCAGGCTCCCTACTACGAGAATAAGAAGTACTACGACGCAACACTGGAAGTGCTGCGCAAGAATCCACAGTTCGAATTCCATGAAGTCGAAGGAACGCATCATGTGCATCTTAATGAACCCGAGAAAGTGGCGCACATAATTAATTCCTTTATAAACAAATGTAGACCCTTATGA
- the LOC117788384 gene encoding probable serine hydrolase has protein sequence MESEFKDNGSASSSTGGNVDLNLNQRYRHAGDLTGEPSTRPFSEITIKVPWGHIAGKWFGPQNVQPILGLHGWQDNAGTYDLLVPLLSPDVAFLSIDLPGHGLSSRLPDGCYYNSVDNLYVIRLIMKQYKWEKVSLVGHSMSSIICFVFAAVFPDKVDMIIGIDALKPHQRPYPSVIRTMETRLDEFLREDERNRSKNEPPSYTYDELIERVYIGTFHSVNKELCKHMLARNIQKSGKYPDKYFFCRDRRLKFYNYAIGSQELCVEMAQRITCPYLFIKGSQSSYFEDKKYYDEVMDVLLKKSNFEYLEANGTHHLHINNPEAIIGPVNNFIQRFGPAAAAAERRKAKEAAESKL, from the exons ATGGAGTCGGAATTTAAGGACAATGGTAGTGCCAGTAGCAGCACCGGGGGCAATGTGGATCTCAATCTTAATCAGCGTTATCGACATGCTGGCGATCTGACTGGAGAACCTTCAACGCGTCCC TTTTCCGAGATTACCATTAAGGTGCCCTGGGGTCACATTGCGGGCAAATGGTTTGGGCCACAAAATGTGCAGCCCATATTGGGTCTACATGGCTGGCAAGATAATGCGGGCACATATGATTTGCTGGTACCCTTGCTATCGCCGGACGTGGCCTTTTTGTCTATCGACTTGCCTGGTCATGGACTGTCTTCGCGTTTGCCAGATGGTTGCTATTATAATTCGGTGGATAATCTCTATGTGATAAGGCTTATCATGAAGCAATACAAATGGGAGAAGGTGTCACTTGTTGGCCATTCTATGTCGTCCATCATTTGCTTTGTGTTTGCAGCCGTCTTTCCCGATAAGGTCGATATGATAATTGGCATCGATGCATTGAAGCCACATCAGCGTCCCTATCCATCGGTCATACGCACCATGGAGACCCGTTTGGATGAATTTCTACGCGAGGATGAACGTAATCGCAGCAAAAACGAACCGCCCAGCTATACATACGATGAACTCATCGAGCGCGTCTACATCGGCACCTTTCACTCCGTTAATAAGGAGCTCTGCAAGCATATGTTGGCCCGGAACATCCAAAAGTCCGGCAAATATCCGGATAAATACTTCTTCTGTCGCGATCGTCGGCTGAAGTTCTATAATTATGCGATTGGATCGCAGGAACTGTGCGTTGAAATGGCCCAGCGTATTACATGTCCCTATCTGTTTATTAAGGGCTCACAGTCATCATATTTTGAGGACAAGAAGTACTATGATGAAGTAATGGATGTGCTGTTAAAGAAATCCAACTTTGAATACCTAGAGGCTAATGGCACCCATCATCTGCACATTAACAATCCGGAGGCCATTATTGGTCCGGTCAACAACTTCATACAACGTTTTGGGccagctgccgctgccgcagaGCGTCGAAAGGCCAAGGAGGCTGCTGAAAGCAAGCTGTAA
- the LOC117787572 gene encoding pupal cuticle protein Edg-78E-like, with translation MFKLSLCLIAALLVCANSDHINEDVQILSESNSPPAGNINGVSGESEFNASDGIVITYVADDNGYQPQGDHLPTPPPIPESIRTALEYVAAHPPK, from the exons ATGTTCAAGCTA TCACTTTGCCTAATTGCTGCTCTGCTGGTCTGTGCTAATAGCGACCACATCAACGAGGATGTACAGATTCTCAGCGAGAGCAATTCACCACCTGCTGGTAATATTAATGGCGTTTCCGGTGAAAGCGAGTTTAATGCCTCTGATGGAATCGTCATTACCTATGTTGCCGACGATAACGGATACCAACCCCAAGGCGATCACTTGCCGACACCTCCTCCGATTCCAGAGAGTATCAGAACAGCGCTTGAATATGTCGCAGCTCATCcaccaaaataa